The genomic stretch ttcattaaactctccaaagagcttgattgagacactctaggaggaggtggtggagctcttggttgttgttgagaaaaccccggtggatatgtaggcttgttttgcattggtgctccgcttgaactagctccttgacccccccccccccccccccccaatgagAAGTTTGGATGCTGCCTCCACCCCGGATTATAAGAGTTCGAATATGGGTTATTTCGGTTGGCATTTTGATTGCCCACATAACAAACCAAAGCAGGATTTGAAGGACAACTCTCAAAtgtgtgcccatctccacaataaacacaagatacatcgacaacttgtcccatagcagctagttgtaccattccccccaaactcgtgttcttgagaaggttagtcattgaagaaacttgagcggtcaaagctgtcaatgcatccacttcaagtataccagccacttttcgacttgttgaggctctagcattggaccattgataattgttgctagctatcctctccaaaatctcataggcttcattgtgggacttagagagaatagccccattagctgaagcatctaacaccatccgagtggaagaattgagcccattatagaatgtttccatttgtatacaatgcgGGATCCCATGGTAGGGAACTTCCTCAATAActccttgaatctctcccaagcttcacaaAATGATTCATCTTCCAACTACTGAAATGACATGATTTCATTgcgaaacttggcatttttggtaggaggaaagtacttcatcaagaatttttcagccaactcattccatgtagtcactGAGTCGGGAGGAAGGATGTTTAGCCAAGCTCTAGCTCAATCCCTTAAATAGAAAGGGGGAAATTTGAACCTTGGGGCCTCGTCActcactccttgtagcttgaaagaatTTCTCACCcccaaaaatgaacgaagatgaagatcctcagtaggcagcccactaaattgacccactgtttgcaacatttggaacatcacgAGCATTAAATTGaattggggtgcttgaatttcaggcctaacaatgcccggattgagctcattaaacatgggggcagcatactcccttatggctctctctctatcatcagccatagcaattgcgttagtgacattattagaaccctcaactccttcaacctcttcagccATATTAAGGTGATTTTGAGCCCGTTGTTCCCGTAGTCTTCTTCTAACTGTTctttcaatctcagggtcaataggagctagttcaatgtcttcttgctcgttcaTATAGAAAATCACATGAGAAAACACAAGAGGAAGCAAACAAAGTCAGCttaacaaagaaaaaataaattgcaagtaattgatataaaaaaaaatttctaattccaatccccggcaacgacgccaaaaacttgttgtgataaatttatatttgattttaaatacgcaagtgcacgtagtcAAACAAGTTTAGAAATGGAAGAAGGAACAAATCCAATTGATGCTTGAGCTCTCTTTTTTGTCCTCCTTCCTTGCTGATTTTTgggtttctttccttcttcttgctggtttttcctttccaaaaatggctgcctTCTTCCCAATTCGGCTGATGCTTCTTTAAGTGTCTTCTATGTTTCCTCCTTTTTGCCTCAAAAGTACAATATTGCCCTCCTTGTAAAAAAAACGTGAGTCTCCTCTTCTCTTTTGTCATTTTCTCCCAAATGTTGACTGGTGCTttctgtacttgccacctcagccaataTTCAAGCTCACCCATTGACTTGCCATGTGTTCTATGTGCCTAAAAACTGCCTAATCAAAATGCTTCAGAAaaacctgataattcagccatcaaaaattcattttagatagtttcacatgttagttcattctttgtgaaaatatttatccatgaaactactacctttaacccattagctattaaaaactacaaaaataattaaacttaattaagatcataaaaaacaccaaagttatctacgaaagctaaaaataaactaacatcgcCCACGAGTTttccacaattataagttcaaaagcacatgaaataactctttattcaagaatTATCAACAGTAAatggcccacaagcatatttaatactcataagcatgcatataatatactcacataattatattaatcatgcatgccacatagtcacgcatttaaccaactAAACACATATATAAACTAATTaagccctcctagcacactaatcaaggcgctaaacccttttagcaattttgggtcgttacaactatcccctcctactgagaatttcgccctcaaaatttacctgaataactcgggatactgatcccgcatagctgactcaatctcccaggtcgcttcctcgaccttgctattcctccataatactttgactagaggaatcatcttgttccgtagaaccttgccTTTCTTTTCTAGGACATGAACCAGTCGCTCTTCATatgaaaaatatgtttttaaatccaaatcttcatatcttaacacatgagttgtatctgagacgtacttccgaagcatagagatgtggaatacgtcgtgaactcCTGAAAAcgatggtggcagagccaatctaaaggctacctgcctgatcctctccaggatctcaaaaggtcctatgaatcaagggctcaacttgccctttttcccaaaccttctcacccctcgcagtggtgacactcacagaaacacgtggtcccctacttgaaactccacgtccctacacttaggatcatTGTAGCTTTTCTGACTGCGaagcgaagcgagcattcgagctcggatcttctccatagcttcattagtcttctgaaccaactctggtcccaaatacttcctctcacccatctcatcccaatgaatggatgatctacatctccttccatacaacatctcatatggagctactccaatcattgattgataactgttgttgtatgagaactcaatcaacggaaggtacttactccaagacccctcgaagtccaatacacacgccctaagcatgtcttctaacaactggattgtcctctcagactgtccatctacctgaggatgaaaggctatattgaacttcaactgagtccctatGGCCTTCTGCAAAACACCCAAAAACTTTGAGGTAAATATGGAATCCCGGTCTGATACCATAgatttgggaaccccatggagacgtacaatctccctcatgtACAACTTCGCGTACCGATCCACAGTACAGGTCGTTCTCACTgctaaaaagtgagctgacttggtgtatctatctactatcacccatactgagtcatgctaccccactgtcctgggtaaacctcccacaaaatctatagtaatgtcttcccacttccattcgggaatagccaaaggctgaagcaaccctgctggtcgctaatgctcagccttcacctgcttacaggttaaacacttggccacatactccactacatccttcttcatcccaagccaccaatataaagtccgtagatcctgatacatcttcttggtgcctagatggagtgaatatggtgtagtatgggattcattaAGTATCTCCCGTCTAATACCCACAtctatcggaacacaaatctgacctttGTACCATAGTAATCCTGTATCTAAAACGGAATAATCCTTATCCAcaccagctaggacattccctctaacctcctgcaactatGTATCATCCATCTAACCCTCTCTTATCATCTCTAGATGTAATGACTCGACTATTTCTAAGatctcagaccattaaaaactactaacatagctactattttgaaaCACATTCATATGAAATAACATAACGTTATTTAAAACCCAAAGTATTGTatgaaatacaaaatatggtatggaatataaaatgtgatatagGATCCCAttattataaaacataaaacataaacttcaattgtttaaatactaattgcggaaatacatcaaaacataattaaaaaaacttaaaaataacgtcatcctcgattgtCACatagtccattgaatccattcatcctcaacacacatgccaagctgccacgaatccttcccgccttccatgttcattttcctgcatcatgctaaaaataaaggaatgagcataatgcccagcaaggaaaatctactaacaacatacactactacaaaataccctttacggggcacttttttaggacatgcacataaatgcaagtccttaaaaatatttatgaagtttttaggacactcattgagagtcctcaAAAAAtgcaatttaggactcgcaatgagtgtcctaaaagaaaatgcgagtcctaaaaaaacctgggctataaaaataagtgttttacttaataattttaaggacttgctttgggagtccttaatactcttttaggactcgcaatgagtgtcctaaaagaatatgcgagtcctaaaaaatctggacTAAAAAAAAAGTGTCTTAGTACTctttggactttttaggactcgcgttgcgagtcctaaaataattCTTTGAGGgctcgcaaagcgagtcctaaaaactcatACGTGTCCtaaattctatatttttttttctaaatttttaatattattaactttttatttataataatttttaataaaaatttaaattaattatgatataaagaataatatacttaaattttattttaaaaaattataaattgttagtttttaaatataattagaaaataaaaattaataatatatcatcaatattttattgtattttttttcttaatatcattaaattttgtatttaaaattaaaataaaaactaaaaattctaCCTAAGCCACACGTTTTTTTCCTTTTCCCCTAAAccctatctctctctctttctcacttCTCACAGCCGCAACACTCACCCTCCAACTTCCTCTCCCTCACGCTCGGCGAACAGCGTGAACGGCGCGATAATGTGGGGGCTTAGGGGCTGGTCATGGGCAAACGGCACAAACGATAGGGGCTCGGGGGTCTTGGCTGGCTCGGTCTCGCGCAGGGGTCGTGGGTGGCTCAGTCTCGCAGAGGGGTCGTGGGTGGTGGTGTAGGTAGCGGCGCAACAATGTGGCTGGGCTCTTTGTCCTCTCGTTCATTTCTTCAGACATATCCGAGTTCCACATCTCCAAAGGTCCTCAATCTCCACATCGTCGACTTCTACAGTTCCAAAGCTCCCAATGTATGGTaagtttcatttttatttttattcaatttttcaatttttacaATGCTTTTGTAGAAACTCTATGGCCTCAACTGAACCCAAAACATATAATTGGAGCACCATCAATGCTTGTTTGTATTATAAGAATAAGcgtctttctttctttctttctttttttcttgttttttttttcatgctGACCATTTACTGTAAGTATGAAAAGAACAACAGTTCAATCTCGAATCTTTTGCTATATATTACTTCTTAAGTGGCAACTTTTTAAGTCTCCTAAATCAATGAAAACACTACTTTGGTGTAGCCCATGGAAATTACTCATGCAATGAACTCTCTTTAGTAGCAACAATAGAGATTTTAGAATGCTCTGTTCCCGTAGAACAGCAGATTGCTGAGGGTAATTCTAATCCTGACATCAACAATATTGTAGTTTTATTTTACATAATTACTGCAACAAATTAAATTTTGGtttgattttgttttgttttgttttatgcagaagaggaagaagaacttGAAATGCTTCTGGAAAACTATCTCCAAAGGTTTGCTATCATCTCCCTTGTCCCTGGCAAAACAGAAAGAGAAGTCTAAATGCTATTTATTTGTTAACACAAACAATAATTAACCATGAAAGTATATCAATTTATGCaacaagaaatatatatatattatgtagaCGTACTTGTAAGTCGATATTCGAATCCACCACAGCTGGGCACTTTCCCCCAAGTTCTAGAATCACTGGTGTATGTTGTCAttaaaaaataagaaatattttttatcaaaattattaaaaaaaaacctgaTGACCAAACTCCATGTAATCATTGATGCATAAATATTAGTATAAACTAATTTActctttatatatttatttatatatatatattggctgACCTGTATATAATATTTTATCCCACTTTTGTTGGAGCAATGCAGTTGTTTCTGGAATAGCCCCCTCAACAACTCTTATAGCAGAGTTATCTAAGTATTGGTCAAACAATTTAACAAGCAAAGAGGATGTTGCTGGAGCAATTTCTGATGGCTTTAAAACCACCGCATTGCCAGCTGGTATGAATGTTTTGTTTTGGATATTATTCAGCTGGTAGGAGTGAAACAAGAAGGGAAAGATGCAGTGCTCTTTCTGAGGTAATACATGCTTTATAGCTCTTGTACCATTGCTACAGAATACTGGTACCATTATTGTTTGAGTTGCAGGCTTGGTCTCATTCTTTATATTGTAAGATTCAACCAAAAAAGAAggcatttttgaaaaaaatttatacTTAGCATTTCGGTAAACATGTTCTTGTCAAGTAGGAATATTGGTGTTTTTTTCTTCCATGTATTAAAAGTGTTGTTGTGCCTTGTAGTACTTGTTTTCTTTCCCTTGTTTTTTTTCTGTATATATTTAAGAGAAAAAACACTTTTACCTTTGCAGCTTTATGGTCAGCGGATTTTCAATCAaggtgtaaaaaaaaaaattaatttgtttaaaaatCTTTGCAGCATGATGGTACAAGTCGGAACATATAATAAATGAGTTGAACATAAACTTGGTGATAACAACGCCGTGCCACGAGGAGATCTTGCCCATTAACTCGTGGAGCACTCAGAGACCTTACACATTAAAGGGATATTCGTATTCGGGTAAGTCTATcatcaatataaatatatttgttttcTAAACTCAGATCTACATGGTTTAATATTAAGACTTGGtaattatttattcatataaaaataataatttatttggtCAGAGCAAGCGAATCaatgtttaaaaaaacaaaaataacaatAGGGGTATAGTTATTACTGTGAGCTAGCTGGTTTGATTATGCTTTTGTAAGTAACATAAATGAAGATGCTTAATTGGGTATGGGCTTTGTCTCTTGCATGCCGaccttgaattttttttatacgaaTGGGGTTAACGAGctttttagttatttatttatttttatctagATTTATTATCTTTTAAACTTCTCATTTATCATAAAATAAAAGGATTATATATTTTTGAATGATAActgtattactttagtggagtttgaatatcttagatattcatccgtaagtgaagtaggttttgggaattctgtgtgctgcggtgataacggaagattgagaacttgcatgtcttagtgaagtaggttctgagaattttgtgtgctgcggtgatatatggatgaaaatatttgatttgtttgatatgttggtgttgattgtgacagatggtttggctagtaaattaggggatatgctgtctgattttctatagattatgttatacttagttttgttttgtatgtttattttattttattgtcttaattttaattttttattaaaacaaataggcGCAATATGGAAAAAGAATGGTACTTAACTAAAAACGAAGTAACTAAATGTTAGTATTTTATAACCATCTCGGAACATAAGATTgaatattaatttgaaattaaaCTATTAACTATATTTTTTTAAGGAATTGTTAAGaactaaattttaattttatgtcCAACACTAAAAAAAATTTATGACAAGTTCTTAACCGGTCATCATTGAGTATTTATTGGATAATGTTTTTGAAATGGTTATCTTTAAACTAAAGTTCCAACACTTGTGTCATATATTGTTTGAGGTGATAATGGTGACAATAGATTAACTAAATTGGTATATACTTACTGCAATATACATTGATATTTGTTAAGAAAATGATATCATTAAAACTGTTCagtttcattctttttttttttttgtttcttttctcatgtatgttgaTTGACAAAGAGGGAGTATGTATGGAGAAGACGAAGGAgagagtgaaaagaaaaaaaatgtttcttTGGCAATCTTGGCTCGGGGTTGTAGTTTAAGGTTCATGTTATAGTGACATTctgattttaattatttgttttatttgacagTGCAATATTCTCACATGTAAGGGGTAGAAGTTTTAGTCTACTTGATTAGTTGTTGGAAGATGTTGAAGTTTTACCCTTTACTTGTAGTTGCTAAGACAACCCTGCATCATAATCCACCTGTTTAGTTTATAGGTTTTGGAGATTGACAAATTATAATTTGTTTATGGTATGTATAAAATATGTGTCGTCATGTTGTTGTTTGTCTATTATTGTGACACTATAATATTAATATCGTTCATGTTCTTGCTAATATAATTTGTCAAGTTTTGAATGTGTTGTGGTTTGTTATGAACTTTGATTTGTATTAAAATTTGGggttttcatttaaatcataatttttaatttaaaataaatatatattaattttttaaaatatattttttcaaagggatatattttttttaaatcaaaatgaaaattatagctgcattttttaaaaaaaaattacttttaagggcatgcaaatcgagtcctaaaatcttaatttaaagacactcaatgatatcttttaggacttgcattgcaagtcctaaaaacattcttttaggacttgcgttgcgagtcttaaaaaattacttaaaggcactcaacccgattttttaggactcatgttgcgagtcctaaaaacattcttttaggacttgcgttgcgagtcctaaaaacttacttgAAGGCACTCAAcgatagtttttaggactctcaacgcgagtcctaaaaacattcttttaggactcgcaatgcaagtcctaaaaaacctcagtttttaaggctctcagaTAGAGGACTCGCAccacgcgagtcctaaaatcttttttaggactcacaatgctagtcctaaaaagtaTTTTTTGTAGTAGcgatatatcataaatcataaacatatgactataaaaatgtatatcatataggactacaatattaatggtcattaactcattaacatggtaaaactatctaggtcctctgtctactaatcgaggtaggttagatcacactatagtatatgataacccatctaggtcctctgtctactaatcgaggtagggtaaatcataacctaaaccatgaaaatgataaaaattcttggggcttgctatctaagcaagtcatatgcccaagcaacTAGAAAATatattcatacatatacatatcatgacataaaacatatcataacataaacatataaacacatatcatctaacctattttccttacaaaaaactgggatatttgggaacaagaacgggatttggaacactcctaaaaccaacagtagaaCCAtcagtttctaaagaaaaagagatgaaagagaactaaaccatcaaagaagaaacttatcgaaaagaaccttaagtttcaagaaacataaacacctaaccaagaatcataaacaatagttaggatctgaaagaaaataaaagaaaactaaagaaccgtgAAGATAtgaacttaaggataggaataccttgaataaaTATGACTTGATATACACCTCGATGCAAAAATAACACTATattttacttcccaagtgtttagaaaagcttagattagaAAAgttttttaacccaaaacccaagtgtttctctctatagtaaacttAGCATCTTGGAGattctgaacaatgcttgaatgatgaatgaaatggctgagtactaggtcctatttatagagttcaaggatagaaactaaccccttttaatttgaataaataaattaatataaaatttatgCCACCCATCTCGCGTGCCCAGGCCCGTGCCTCATAGGAaggcctcgcgccaccagccgcGTACCTCGCTAGCGTGCTTCacaggagggcctcgcgcgccACCCATCTCGCATGCCTCGCTTGCGTGCCCAGGCCCATGCCTTGCAGGAAGGCCTCGCCCCACCAAACACATGTGTAACGaaccaaatttgctaataaggcttaagggccttgattagtgtgcctggagggcataatgggaattatgtgtggttttaatgattaagatgtatgattatgatttaaagcatgttatatgattatttgaatatttgagatgcatgaatatgtgtagtagtatgcatgtaggccctgattaggttagaagggcataattgtaattttggccattatgggcatgactgctttgatatatgtgataattgtcgagaccacattattatgtggatatatctgtggtctgtgactcgagacgatcctagtgagcaaagtagcgaaaaagtcatggtggggatttatacccgactcgaggtgagcttaggggtataaatgggaatttagtgaatatactggggtctatcttgacattgaggaaaattattggtgattaattaggtatcgggaattaagcaggaaatattagagacactagaggagttagcgggaattgggtaaaatgactagaatgcccttaagtggattaaagggttaggaataaaggggagggcattagggtcatttggctttttaaggatggaattactgagactttatgttagtgggaagtgtagagaagtgtagaagtctgaaagagagaaaagaagaaaaaggaaggaaaaagaaagggagaaaaacagagagagttctctaaggtcggtttaagcttccttcatcagtttcttgaggatttctggagcaaagctcagaggagagctgggatagactgaacatcaaggatcctaagctagggttgaggaattggcagaggtttaccAAGAGgtcactaacacttgaggtaagactttagagttcttcagtttctgtttctggtttttaagctatggtgtttaagttgaactggatggaaactttagggaattcaggcctaaggctgaggaggagcaaatcaaggaagtctagaggcaacttgtggtcgaaatcccaTCACAGGTATAAAGtttaaactctaactttgttgttcaactggtttctgctgagttttagtgtttaggagtggctatggtgaattttgagtttggggatgcatgtgcttgagttctagatatttggggtgcttgggatgagtggagctTGGTTATAAGGTTGATTTTGAGGTTGGgtaagatttggaagagttttggttgaggttggttcgaggaaattgcAAGAAGGAGAACTGGGGGTGGTATCtgtctatgactagcgctacagcgctagcctttgggcgctgtagcgctaggccaagcttgctgatggggtttttgcttctgtttgtagcgttgtagtgccctcccatgagcgctgtagtgctaccctgctttctgaaggggattttagggttgtttgcaagggtttttgacctagggtttggggtttgattccaccaccttgtttggtggaactaggacttcccgggggctcgggattggccccgaggctaggttttggacttgaggattgatgatgactttggcccatgattgtgtttaggtgagcgctagggctcgagggggatcgtgctcaaggagttgagggatcaaagctattgaattgaaaggtaagaaaactgcaccgggatatatgtttatgatgggactaagtgctcctgatacttgtatcgtgtcaatgatggtattacgccatgggacatgtaaaagcgacctaagaatgccgtacacaatatttgcgcacagggcgcggcttggccactggtagccaaggacagcttaatattcattgagctcggtttaagcgggccggagtcagtgggataacggagggagcagcctgagagtgctagccctagttatcgtttgtgcagtgatatatgatatgagttgatatgtttagcttgttgaatacttgattatactgaatgattatatggttgagattatgtgatgcagtaTGGGatgttgatttgtctgttgattgcttatgcactgttgttatgttttcttgctgggccttggctcacggttgctacgtggtgcaggtaaaggcaagggcaagttggaccaatcctgaggtggagagttGCGGGGTTAAATGTACGTAGCCAGCTGTTCGACCGCCATGGTcaaggagtgggtcaggacagggattgcctaactatctgttttgccttagtatggcttaaTATTGTATacaaaccttgtgtcttttgtaaacggtctttaaacttaatatttttgggatcctgtgtaaacagatgatgcttcttaataaaaatgcggcttttgagaccaaaacacttttaaccctagttcctttatagtttctgtaacactattttaattacatgacttgattagcaagtctggcactttataaacacacagtgtaa from Humulus lupulus chromosome 5, drHumLupu1.1, whole genome shotgun sequence encodes the following:
- the LOC133777522 gene encoding magnesium transporter MRS2-A, chloroplastic-like isoform X7 is translated as MYATIEILECSVPVEQQIAEEEEEELEMLLENYLQRFAIISLVPGKTERELVGVKQEGKDAVLFLSMMVQVGTYNK
- the LOC133777522 gene encoding uncharacterized protein LOC133777522 isoform X2, whose protein sequence is MWLGSLSSRSFLQTYPSSTSPKVLNLHIVDFYSSKAPNKRKKNLKCFWKTISKAGRSETRRERCSALSELYGQRIFNQGVKKKINLFKNLCSMMVQVGTYNK
- the LOC133777522 gene encoding uncharacterized protein LOC133777522 isoform X6 — encoded protein: MWLGSLSSRSFLQTYPSSTSPKVLNLHIVDFYSSKAPNVWKKNLKCFWKTISKAGRSETRRERCSALSEHDGTSRNI
- the LOC133777522 gene encoding uncharacterized protein LOC133777522 isoform X3, which codes for MWLGSLSSRSFLQTYPSSTSPKVLNLHIVDFYSSKAPNVWKKNLKCFWKTISKAGRSETRRERCSALSELYGQRIFNQGVKKKINLFKNLCSMMVQVGTYNK
- the LOC133777522 gene encoding uncharacterized protein LOC133777522 isoform X1 — translated: MWLGSLSSRSFLQTYPSSTSPKVLNLHIVDFYSSKAPNKRKKNLKCFWKTISKVVSGIAPSTTLIAELSKYWSNNLTSKEDVAGAISDGFKTTALPAGMNVLFWILFSW
- the LOC133777522 gene encoding magnesium transporter MRS2-A, chloroplastic-like isoform X4 — translated: MYAHGNYSCNELSLVATIEILECSVPVEQQIAEEEEEELEMLLENYLQRFAIISLVPGKTERELVGVKQEGKDAVLFLSMMVQVGTYNK
- the LOC133777522 gene encoding magnesium transporter MRS2-A, chloroplastic-like isoform X5, with the translated sequence MYAHGNYSCNELSLVATIEILECSVPVEQQIAEEEEEELEMLLENYLQRFAIISLVPGKTERELVGVKQEGKDAVLFLSFMVSGFSIKV